One Punica granatum isolate Tunisia-2019 chromosome 3, ASM765513v2, whole genome shotgun sequence genomic window carries:
- the LOC116201759 gene encoding ethylene-responsive transcription factor ERF084, translating into MNGQALLPVPFHASPIQHPQPPLEMFRFIDETPLLHVPLSLTKLSFVPNLQIGQPALSYSPAPEAIKSEADAAPPLDGIAAVVGEHVLFGKKDSEQADESHLPSISRCLGPMRPQKRQVSEERRRTAAVEGNVSVQKNYRGVRKRPWGRWSAEIRDRIGRCRHWLGTFDTAEEAARAYDAAARRLRGSKARTNFEIPPIVPLPALSSPPALPGSRRRREAAGRGRKCSVVTSVEHLFSGSPSAHGNGSGNKAKITNGSNSISNGLELDLKLEVGVRRSKR; encoded by the coding sequence ATGAACGGTCAGGCTCTGCTTCCCGTTCCGTTTCATGCAAGCCCCATCCAGCACCCGCAGCCTCCCCTCGAAATGTTTCGCTTCATCGATGAAACGCCCCTCCTGCATGTCCCTCTCTCCTTAACAAAACTATCCTTCGTCCCAAATCTCCAAATCGGCCAACCTGCCCTTTCGTATTCTCCCGCCCCCGAAGCCATCAAGTCCGAGGCCGACGCCGCGCCGCCGCTTGATGGAATCGCCGCCGTTGTTGGTGAGCACGTCCTCTTCGGGAAGAAGGATTCGGAGCAGGCTGATGAATCGCATTTGCCTTCCATCTCGCGGTGTCTAGGGCCGATGAGACCCCAGAAGCGGCAGGTCAGCGAGGAGAGGCGTCGGACCGCGGCCGTCGAGGGGAACGTGTCGGTGCAGAAGAACTACCGGGGGGTGAGGAAGCGGCCGTGGGGGAGGTGGTCGGCAGAGATAAGGGACAGAATAGGGCGGTGCAGGCACTGGCTGGGGACCTTCGACACGGCCGAGGAGGCGGCCCGGGCCTACGATGCGGCTGCCAGGCGGCTGAGGGGCTCAAAGGCGAGGACCAACTTCGAGATACCGCCGATCGTGCCGCTGCCGGCTTTATCATCCCCTCCGGCGCTGCCGGGCTCTCGGAGGAGAAGGGAGGCTGCCGGCCGAGGGAGGAAGTGCTCGGTGGTGACCTCCGTGGAGCACCTGTTCAGTGGCAGCCCTAGCGCTCACGGCAACGGATCAGGTAACAAAGCCAAAATAACCAATGGGAGCAATAGCATCAGCAATGGTCTGGAGCTTGATCTGAAGCTTGAGGTCGGGGTTCGTCGGTCCAAGCGATAA